In the genome of Chryseobacterium oryzae, one region contains:
- a CDS encoding cold-shock protein, with amino-acid sequence MADSFSKKENFKKKLQKAKEKAQKREERKTSNNKGKSLDDMIMYVDANGQLTSTPPDKNNDEDFDINNIQLGAAPIEAEETVKTGIVTFFSEKGYGFITEDGSKENVFFHSNNCMEPIKKGNKVSFEKEKSPKGFVAVEIRMVK; translated from the coding sequence ATGGCGGATTCTTTCTCTAAAAAAGAAAATTTTAAGAAAAAATTACAGAAAGCAAAAGAAAAAGCTCAGAAAAGAGAAGAGCGTAAAACAAGCAACAATAAAGGCAAAAGCCTTGATGACATGATTATGTATGTGGATGCAAACGGTCAGCTAACCAGCACTCCACCAGACAAGAATAATGATGAGGATTTCGACATCAACAACATTCAGCTTGGAGCAGCTCCTATTGAGGCTGAAGAAACAGTTAAAACAGGAATTGTAACATTTTTTAGCGAAAAAGGTTATGGTTTTATTACAGAAGACGGTTCTAAGGAAAATGTATTTTTCCACAGCAATAACTGCATGGAACCTATTAAAAAAGGAAACAAAGTTTCTTTTGAAAAAGAAAAATCTCCTAAAGGCTTCGTTGCCGTTGAGATTAGAATGGTGAAATAA